In Chloroflexota bacterium, the genomic stretch AGCAGCGATCCGGGCCCAAAGAGAAGAGGAAAGGAAGCAACAAAGGGAAGAAGAAAGGCGGCGTTTGGAAGAGCGGGCTATGAGGAAGGCCAGGGCGGAATTAGCTAAGGACCCCGATTTTATTAGACAGGTAATCAAAGAACAGCAACTTTCTCTGGATATCTCGGTCCCCCGGCAGGCTAGAGAAGAAATGCCGGTGGTCGAAGGGACTGTTTACACTATCGGTAGAATAGAGTGTGACAAGTGCGGAAAAACCTATACGATTAAGTGTGACGGAAAGAGAAATTGGCTAGAATAACACTTTTCGACCTTAACTCTAAAGCTAAGCCATATGAGGAACCTGTTCCCAACATAGATGGGGTGGTTGTCTATTTTGACAAGACGCCTGATGACATTGTGTGCCCTCACTTCTGGGAATTGAGATGGGCCTTTGGTTGTCCCTTCGATTGTGCATATTGTTACTTGCAAGGTACCGCCAGAGGACAGAAAACGCCAAGGCCTAGAAAAATCGGGGGCGTATTGGCAGCTATTGAAAAAGCCTTCAACCACCCCTACTTTATTAAGCATCCATCTATTTTTAATAGTGGAGAATTAGCCGATTCTCTAATGTTCCCCGAACTGATGGCTCACATAGCAGATAAATTCGAACAACAGACTAAACACAAACTCTTGCTGTTAACCAAATCAACGAATACGAAATTTCTTTTAGAGAAGCCTCGGACACAAACAATTGTCAGCTTTAGCATAAATGCAAATGAAATCTGGCAGCGTTGGGAACACAAAACGCCTGCACCTGAAAAGAGAATAGAGGCTGCCAGTTCACTTCAGAAAGCTGGGTATGAAGTTCGGGCAAGAATTGACCCCATTTTCCCCGTCGAAGGCTGGAGAGACCATTATTCGAGGCTACTTGAGCTGTTATTTGAGTATCTCCCCAATGGCCCGGAGCACATCACGTTGGGCATGCCCAGGGGGCTCAAGAAAACGTTAATTTATTCTCGTGACCGTAGCTGGGCAGAAGGCTTAACTGAGAAATCGGGTTGGGGGCGAAAGTTACCAGCTGAACAAAGGCGAGAGGTATATTTGTTTTTCCTGCGAAATTTAAGGGCGTTTGGCTTCGATACAGAAAAGGTTGCTCTGTGCAAGGAAACTAGCTTATTGGTAAAAGAACTAGGCATGGGACAAAGGTGTAACTGTATCTGATGATTTTACTTGGTGAAGAGGGGTTCGTATGTCCCTTCAAAAAGAGGTCTATCACATAATAAAGCCCCATTCCCGCTCTAAATATAGGGTTTTGCAGGGATATTGGCAAGAATGTGCTCCGACGAGAAGGGATAGGATACTCTACTGTGATTTGCATGCTGCAACCGGGAAGATATGGGACAAAGAAGGACAGCTATTTGGAAATGGCTCTGTTTTGATTGCTGCCCAGTCTCCTATCTGTGAGCAGATTCACGCTATCGAAATTAACCGTGTTCGTTTTGAGCAACTGAAAAGGTGCGTAGCAAATTTTCCAAAGGTCTCAATTTATCACAGTGATTGTAATATAGTAATTCTGGAAATCTTGGCTAGCCTCCCCGCAGGAAGGAAAACGTTCTTTTTCCTTGACCCTGAGGGCCTAATATATCGTAAGACGATAGTGCCTTGTCACGAACTACACTGGGAGACTGTGGAACGTATAGCCAACGTTCCGGGAAGTGAAATCTTAATTACGCTCCCTCTTTACGCTCCACTTCGCGAGATTGGACACATATGGCGAAATGCTACATCGAATAGGGCTCAAAGGGCCACTGAAAATCTCACGGCTTTCTTCGGAACCGGAAATTGGATGATAGGGCGTAAGGAATATCGTAGATGGCCAAGAATCTATTGCAGAGACAGATTGGCTCAACATTATGAATATCGGGGTGCTATCTTCATTGTGAACCAGACTCGTGCACCGCAGTATTACCTGCTTTTCTTATCTAATGAGGCTCAAAGCTTTGCCGCGATGCAACAAATCATGGGACGGGAGTTCAGCAGGGTAGGTCGTCAGTTACGGCTTCCGTTCTCTAATTCCGAATCACCAGTTTTCACATTCATTTATGAAGACTAATGGAGGTAAGACAGATGAAAGCTTGGCGTTGTATTAAGTGTGAGCAAAAGATTAAGATTGTTGCACAGAGGCCCGCGGAAGAAGCCTATAATTATGGAGAATTTCCTAGATGGGTTCAGATGCACGCTGGGGAAGTAGATAGAGGAGCATCAGGCATAAAGCTAGAAGTAAAAGATATTGAGGGTTTCGTAGCCAGAGGGCGACTTTGTGAACGTTGCATCGACGAATTAGTCGAGAAAAACCTACTTAACGTGACAGGGGGAGGATAACCCATTTGCCTTAACATAAAGTTTCGCCCTTCCCTACTTCAAAGGAGAGGGGGAGATGTATGGGAGAGGGGCTTCGCCCCTCTAAAACTCCCCTTTTCATTACAGAGTTTCATCTCGCTTTGACTTTTTCTTTTATGGGACTTCGCCGCTCCTTAACTCGTACTAGTCCCCGTAAATTGTGGTGCCGCCGCCACGCCCTTCAATCTGCTGGCGCAGGGCATGAGGCTGCCGCCCATCAATGATGCACGTCGCCGCAGCGGTGTTCACCACCCGGATACAGCCCCGTATTTTGGGAATCATGCCTCCTGACGCCACGCCTGAGGCGACCAGCTCTTCGGCCTCTCTGGCGGATAATTTGGACAGCAGCGTGCCTGATTGGTCGCAGATACCCGGCACGTCGGTCAGGAAGACGAGTTGCTCCGCACCGACGGCGGCAGCTATTTCGCCGGCAAAGATATCCCCATTTATGTTAAGTATATGTGGCGCATCATCGGGTCGGTCAAAGGCATAAATGCCCAGCGGAGAAATTACCGGCACATAGCCCGCCTGCAGCAACGTGTCCAGCAGTTCTGTGTTTACCTGTACCACCTTGCCAACGTAGCCCAGCTTTTCGTCTTCCAGCCGGCACTGCGCCAGCGCACCATCGGCACCGCTGATACCTATGGCGCGACCGCCAAGCTGATTTATCCCGGCCACGATTTCCTTGTTGACCAGGCCAGCCATCACCGCCACCGCCACTCCCAGCGAATCCCTGTCGGTTACCCGCTGGCCACCCACAAACCGGGTGGCAATGCCGTGTATCTTCAGCCATTCGGTGATAAGCTTGCCGCCACCATGCACTACCACCAGTCGTTCGCCCTGCTGCTGCAGGTGGACGATATCCTCAACGGTGGTGTCATTGCTCCCCAGCGCCACCCCACCTATCTTGACCACAATAACCGGATTGCGTTCCATTCTAATACGCCAGTATTTCAAGTTGTGTAGTGGCTGTTAATCCTGACATAGTCCTCGGTCAGGTCGCAGCCCCAGGCCACTGCGCTTCCGCTCCCCAGATTCAAATTCAAAGTAAAAAATACTTCAGCCTGATTTAAGTGCTTTACCGCCTCGGCATGGTCAAACGGCTGCGGTCGGCCCGCTTTCACCAGGCAGATAGTATCAAGGTAAAGGTCTATCCTAGACTCCACAATTTCCACCCCGCTCCTCCCGGCCGCCGCCACAATCCTTCCCCAGTTGGGGTCGTTTCCATAGATGGCGGATTTAACCAGCGCTGAACTGACCACGGTTCTGGCAACCTGTCGCGCCGCCGCTTTGTCCGGCGCGCCCTGAACCGTTACCTCAAAGAGCTTGGTGGCTCCTTCGCCATCGCGCGCCATAACCCTGGCTATATGGATGCAGAGCCCTTCAAGCGCCTGCTGGAACATCTCGGCCTGCTCAGTACCTGATGAAATCACCTCGTTACCGGCTAATCCGTTGGCCAGCAACAGTACAGTATCGTTGGTGCTGGTATCACCGTCAATGGAGACCATGTTGAAGGAAGCATCCGCCGCCTGCTTAAGCGAGGACTGAAGAAACCCGGAATCAACCCTGGCATCGGTGGTCAGGAAGCAGAGAAACGTGGCCAGGTCGGGATGAATCATTCCCGCGCCTTTGGCCGCCCCACCGATAATGTAGCCACCTTCCTTCACCATTACCGCCACTTCCTTGGGCACCGTGTCCGTGGTCATGATGGCCTTCGCCAGCTCATGCCCCCCATCACGGGAGAGCGCTATCTGCTTCACGCCGGCGCGCACTCGCTCCATCGGCATCAGCTGACCGATTACCCCCGTGCTCGCCACCAGAACCTGCTCGGGAGGAACACCTATTGACGCAGCTGCCAGCTCGGCCATCTCCTCCGCATCCACCATTCCCTGCTCCCCGGTGCAGGCATTGGCGCAGCCGCTGTTGATTACCACACCGGTTGCCTTCCCCCTTGAGAGGCGCCGCTGGCATAGCATCACCGGTGCCGCTTTAATCCGGTTCCTGGTAAACAGGCCCGCAGCGTCGCAGGGCACTTCAGAAGCAAGTAAAGCCAGGTCCAGATTTTTTTGCTTCTTGATGCCAGCATATGTCGCGCCAGCGACAAAACCTTTCGGGGAAGTAACCGTGCCCGAAGAAATGAATTCAAATCCGGCGTTCATATTACAAAAAC encodes the following:
- the argB gene encoding acetylglutamate kinase — its product is MERNPVIVVKIGGVALGSNDTTVEDIVHLQQQGERLVVVHGGGKLITEWLKIHGIATRFVGGQRVTDRDSLGVAVAVMAGLVNKEIVAGINQLGGRAIGISGADGALAQCRLEDEKLGYVGKVVQVNTELLDTLLQAGYVPVISPLGIYAFDRPDDAPHILNINGDIFAGEIAAAVGAEQLVFLTDVPGICDQSGTLLSKLSAREAEELVASGVASGGMIPKIRGCIRVVNTAAATCIIDGRQPHALRQQIEGRGGGTTIYGD
- the argJ gene encoding bifunctional glutamate N-acetyltransferase/amino-acid acetyltransferase ArgJ, whose translation is MNAGFEFISSGTVTSPKGFVAGATYAGIKKQKNLDLALLASEVPCDAAGLFTRNRIKAAPVMLCQRRLSRGKATGVVINSGCANACTGEQGMVDAEEMAELAAASIGVPPEQVLVASTGVIGQLMPMERVRAGVKQIALSRDGGHELAKAIMTTDTVPKEVAVMVKEGGYIIGGAAKGAGMIHPDLATFLCFLTTDARVDSGFLQSSLKQAADASFNMVSIDGDTSTNDTVLLLANGLAGNEVISSGTEQAEMFQQALEGLCIHIARVMARDGEGATKLFEVTVQGAPDKAAARQVARTVVSSALVKSAIYGNDPNWGRIVAAAGRSGVEIVESRIDLYLDTICLVKAGRPQPFDHAEAVKHLNQAEVFFTLNLNLGSGSAVAWGCDLTEDYVRINSHYTT
- the tcmP gene encoding three-Cys-motif partner protein TcmP, with translation MSLQKEVYHIIKPHSRSKYRVLQGYWQECAPTRRDRILYCDLHAATGKIWDKEGQLFGNGSVLIAAQSPICEQIHAIEINRVRFEQLKRCVANFPKVSIYHSDCNIVILEILASLPAGRKTFFFLDPEGLIYRKTIVPCHELHWETVERIANVPGSEILITLPLYAPLREIGHIWRNATSNRAQRATENLTAFFGTGNWMIGRKEYRRWPRIYCRDRLAQHYEYRGAIFIVNQTRAPQYYLLFLSNEAQSFAAMQQIMGREFSRVGRQLRLPFSNSESPVFTFIYED